A genomic window from Streptobacillus canis includes:
- the gap gene encoding type I glyceraldehyde-3-phosphate dehydrogenase, giving the protein MAVKVAINGFGRIGRLALRLMINDPNFDVVAVNDLSDAKTLAHLFKYDSAQGRFDGTVEVKEGAFVVNGKEIKSFADADPKNLPWGELGVDVVLECTGFFTKKEKAEAHIEAGAKKVVISAPGQGDLKTVVFNVNHEILDGTETVVSAASCTTNCLAPMAKVLSDKFGIEAGTMTTIHAYTGDQNTLDAPHRKGDLRRARAAAANIVPNSTGAAKAIGLVIPELAGKLDGGAQRVPVVTGSLTELVSILNKDVTKDEINAAMKAAANESFGYTEEELVSSDIIGLKVGSLFDATQTKVFKLADGKTLAKTVSWYDNEMSYTAQLIRTLDYIVNLSK; this is encoded by the coding sequence ATGGCAGTAAAAGTAGCAATTAACGGATTTGGAAGAATAGGAAGATTAGCATTAAGATTAATGATTAACGATCCTAATTTTGATGTTGTAGCCGTTAACGATTTATCAGATGCTAAAACTTTAGCTCATTTATTTAAATATGACTCAGCTCAAGGTAGATTTGATGGAACAGTAGAAGTTAAAGAAGGAGCATTTGTAGTAAATGGAAAAGAAATTAAATCTTTCGCAGATGCAGATCCTAAAAACTTACCTTGGGGAGAATTAGGTGTAGATGTAGTATTAGAATGTACAGGATTCTTCACAAAAAAAGAAAAAGCTGAAGCACATATAGAAGCTGGAGCTAAAAAAGTTGTTATTTCAGCACCTGGACAAGGAGATTTAAAAACAGTAGTATTCAATGTTAACCATGAAATTTTAGATGGAACAGAAACTGTAGTATCAGCAGCTTCTTGTACAACTAACTGTTTAGCACCTATGGCTAAAGTATTATCAGATAAATTTGGAATTGAAGCAGGAACAATGACAACTATACATGCTTATACAGGAGACCAAAATACTTTAGATGCACCTCATAGAAAAGGAGATTTAAGAAGAGCTAGAGCGGCGGCAGCTAACATAGTTCCTAACTCAACTGGAGCAGCTAAAGCAATAGGATTAGTTATACCTGAATTAGCTGGTAAATTAGATGGTGGAGCACAAAGAGTTCCTGTAGTAACTGGTTCATTAACTGAACTTGTTTCTATATTAAATAAAGATGTTACTAAAGATGAAATTAATGCAGCTATGAAAGCGGCAGCTAATGAATCATTTGGATACACTGAAGAAGAATTAGTATCTTCTGATATAATTGGATTAAAAGTTGGTTCATTATTTGATGCAACTCAAACTAAAGTATTTAAATTAGCTGATGGAAAAACTTTAGCTAAAACAGTATCTTGGTATGATAATGAAATGTCATATACTGCACAATTAATTAGAACATTAGATTACATTGTTAATTTATCTAAATAA
- a CDS encoding IS30 family transposase — MKQNLKYEDRIRLELYIREGKTITEIAKILDVSYHTIMREIRNRRILKFNDKSIGNHIEDVEFHICDLLKKQPIVCNKCPRYQSNTCSYDYVIYDPKIAQESYDRNKRTSKGSKQEKLLPTIQKGLKKGQPITHILSYLEMEYEEKISKKTIYNWIDKGIIKYNKKKIKKMKEENKKESYQLISRKELLSGKEYKDFLKYVEENKNCTICELDLVHGSNVNQVKGYLMTLFIANKQPQSIVKIFDWLEKRIGHRNFRRLFGLLLTDQGSEFLKFDAICKSVYDSYTSRCKIFYCDPKSPNQKPHVENIHTLLRRFIPKSRDIDNYTQDDINYIISNMNSLYKSKYKNKSPIKMFLEIYQKLILEKLNIEEIKYDEIVISSYNPKTK; from the coding sequence ATGAAACAAAATTTAAAATATGAAGATAGAATAAGATTAGAATTATACATAAGAGAAGGTAAAACAATTACAGAAATAGCAAAAATATTAGATGTATCATATCATACGATAATGAGAGAAATTAGAAATAGAAGGATTTTAAAATTTAACGATAAATCTATAGGCAATCATATAGAAGATGTAGAATTTCATATATGTGATTTATTAAAGAAACAACCAATAGTATGTAATAAATGCCCTAGGTATCAAAGTAATACTTGTAGTTATGATTATGTAATTTATGATCCTAAAATAGCACAGGAATCATATGATAGAAATAAGAGAACAAGTAAAGGTAGTAAACAAGAAAAACTATTACCTACAATACAAAAAGGATTAAAAAAGGGACAACCAATAACACATATACTCAGTTATCTAGAGATGGAATATGAAGAAAAAATTTCTAAAAAAACAATATATAACTGGATTGATAAGGGGATTATTAAATACAATAAAAAGAAAATAAAGAAAATGAAAGAAGAAAATAAAAAAGAAAGTTATCAACTAATTAGTAGAAAAGAACTTCTAAGTGGCAAAGAGTATAAAGATTTTTTAAAATATGTTGAAGAAAACAAAAATTGTACAATATGTGAATTAGACTTAGTACATGGAAGTAATGTAAATCAAGTAAAAGGGTATTTAATGACTCTATTTATAGCTAATAAACAACCACAAAGTATAGTTAAAATATTTGATTGGTTAGAAAAAAGAATAGGGCATAGAAATTTTAGAAGATTATTTGGACTCCTGTTAACAGATCAAGGTAGTGAATTTTTAAAATTCGATGCTATATGTAAAAGTGTATATGATTCCTATACAAGTAGATGTAAAATATTTTATTGTGATCCTAAAAGTCCAAATCAAAAACCACATGTAGAGAACATACATACTTTATTAAGAAGATTTATACCAAAATCACGTGATATTGATAATTACACACAAGATGATATAAATTACATAATATCAAATATGAATAGTTTATATAAATCTAAATATAAAAATAAATCCCCTATAAAAATGTTTCTAGAAATATACCAAAAATTAATACTAGAAAAATTAAATATAGAGGAAATAAAATATGATGAAATTGTGATTTCTTCATATAATCCTAAAACAAAATAA
- the rplM gene encoding 50S ribosomal protein L13: MNKDTKMQKKEEVVRNWHLVDAEGLVLGKLAVEIAKKLIGKDKVSYTPHVDGGDYVVVVNAEKIAVTGKKLTDKKYYRHSGFPGGLKTRTLEEMLAKKPTDVLRKAVERMLPKNKLGRQMINRLKLNVGPTHSNEAQKPTKMEI, from the coding sequence GTGAATAAAGATACAAAAATGCAAAAAAAAGAAGAAGTAGTAAGAAATTGGCACTTAGTTGATGCTGAAGGATTAGTACTTGGAAAATTAGCAGTAGAAATTGCTAAAAAATTAATTGGAAAAGATAAAGTTAGTTACACTCCACACGTTGATGGAGGAGATTATGTTGTTGTAGTAAATGCAGAAAAAATAGCAGTTACTGGTAAAAAATTAACTGATAAAAAATATTACAGACATAGTGGATTCCCTGGAGGATTAAAAACTAGAACATTAGAAGAAATGCTTGCTAAAAAACCAACTGATGTATTAAGAAAAGCTGTTGAAAGAATGTTACCTAAAAACAAATTAGGAAGACAAATGATTAACAGACTAAAATTAAATGTAGGACCAACTCATTCAAATGAAGCTCAAAAACCTACAAAAATGGAAATATAG
- a CDS encoding YkvA family protein: MDKNQTEKMEELFNELQKDEIEYEKIKEAEKKTVFLGNMKNDFLILTSIIKEYYNGDFYIPSLDLTIIIATISYVLLPLDAIPDFIPIVGFVDDITIIKLCLSKITETLNKYKKYKENK; this comes from the coding sequence ATGGATAAAAATCAAACAGAAAAAATGGAAGAATTATTTAATGAATTACAAAAAGATGAAATAGAATACGAAAAAATAAAAGAAGCAGAAAAGAAAACTGTATTTCTAGGAAATATGAAAAACGATTTTTTAATATTAACTTCAATAATAAAAGAATACTATAATGGAGATTTCTATATTCCAAGTTTAGATTTAACAATCATAATAGCCACTATTTCATATGTACTATTGCCCTTGGATGCAATACCTGATTTTATTCCAATTGTTGGATTTGTAGATGATATCACAATAATAAAATTATGTTTATCAAAAATAACAGAAACATTAAATAAATATAAAAAATACAAAGAGAATAAATAA
- a CDS encoding IS1634 family transposase, translated as MSRKNLGTLFISDIFEKLNISNTCYELKNKEHYSIAEVLRFLVYTRILFQSSKLDNIKYIEQMPDKFKFQLHDIYRALKVFSENKTKILNGVHQFLSHNFNIDKSFTHYDVTNFYMYTDINDEQQYAQYGYSKVNNGKPIVQMGLVTDKNGIPLTYKIFHGNTPDISTLIPFIEEAKKEYNFKNSVIIADAGLISSNNIAEILTTNSSYIIKDRIKNMNADLKAIFEKTIKTTLIEAANKDNDTDRNKVYTYGISIAKNKRVITTINEKNEEVKRNLNLDERYIFFFSPKYKRLLEHNREEVLERTKDNLENQNKMEKKIQKRNKFVKENIQIVNALTGEIVESNLETLKEYELDENSIKEDAKYDGFSLIVTNLDPKENIDSYILETYSKQYQIEHIFRTTKTVLKARPIFVSKNEAIDGHFLTCFLSLLIIMLIRQKLKNKYSIDEIMKTLKEHNYVHITDANECLIDLYNKFRLGDIKKYHTPNTVKQLLANTRENKQRRKKL; from the coding sequence ATTTCTAGAAAGAATCTAGGAACTTTATTCATTTCAGATATATTTGAAAAACTTAACATTTCAAATACATGTTACGAACTTAAAAATAAAGAACACTACTCTATTGCTGAAGTATTAAGGTTTCTTGTATACACTAGAATACTTTTTCAAAGTTCTAAATTAGATAATATAAAATATATTGAACAAATGCCTGATAAATTCAAATTTCAATTACATGACATATATAGAGCTTTAAAAGTTTTTTCTGAAAACAAAACAAAAATTTTAAATGGTGTTCATCAATTTTTATCTCACAATTTTAATATAGACAAATCATTTACTCATTATGATGTTACTAATTTTTACATGTATACTGATATTAATGATGAACAACAATATGCTCAATATGGATATAGTAAAGTAAATAATGGTAAGCCTATTGTACAGATGGGTTTAGTTACAGATAAAAATGGTATACCTTTAACTTACAAAATTTTTCATGGAAATACTCCAGATATTTCTACTTTAATACCATTTATTGAAGAAGCTAAAAAAGAATACAACTTTAAAAATAGTGTCATTATCGCTGATGCTGGACTTATCTCTTCAAATAATATAGCTGAAATATTAACAACAAATAGTAGTTACATAATTAAAGATAGAATTAAAAATATGAATGCAGATTTAAAAGCAATATTTGAAAAGACTATTAAAACTACTTTAATTGAAGCTGCTAATAAAGATAATGATACTGATAGAAATAAAGTATATACATACGGTATCTCTATAGCTAAAAATAAAAGAGTAATAACAACGATTAATGAAAAAAATGAAGAGGTTAAAAGAAATCTTAATTTAGATGAAAGATATATTTTCTTCTTTTCTCCTAAATATAAAAGACTTTTAGAACATAATAGAGAAGAAGTTTTAGAAAGAACTAAAGATAATTTAGAAAATCAAAACAAAATGGAAAAGAAAATACAAAAAAGAAACAAATTTGTAAAAGAAAATATTCAAATAGTTAATGCTCTTACTGGTGAAATTGTTGAAAGTAATCTAGAAACTTTAAAAGAATATGAATTGGATGAAAATTCTATAAAAGAAGATGCTAAATATGATGGATTCTCATTAATAGTTACTAATTTAGATCCTAAAGAAAATATTGATTCATATATATTAGAAACGTATTCTAAACAATATCAAATAGAACATATATTTAGAACTACAAAAACAGTTTTAAAAGCAAGACCTATTTTTGTATCTAAAAATGAAGCTATTGATGGACATTTTTTAACATGTTTCTTATCTTTATTAATAATAATGTTAATAAGACAAAAACTAAAAAACAAATATTCTATAGATGAAATTATGAAAACATTAAAAGAACATAATTATGTACATATAACTGATGCTAATGAATGTTTAATAGATTTATATAATAAATTTAGATTAGGTGATATAAAAAAATATCATACACCTAATACAGTAAAGCAATTACTTGCAAACACAAGAGAAAATAAGCAAAGAAGGAAGAAATTGTAA
- the rpsI gene encoding 30S ribosomal protein S9, protein MSKQFLGTGRRKTSVARVRLIPGQTGVVINGKEMREFFAGREILAKIVEQPLELTGTLNKFGVMVTVHGGGNTGQAGAIRLGISRALVENDSELKAGLREAGFLTRDSRMVERKKYGKKKARRSPQFSKR, encoded by the coding sequence GTGAGTAAACAATTTTTAGGAACAGGTAGAAGAAAAACATCAGTAGCAAGAGTAAGATTAATACCAGGTCAAACAGGTGTTGTAATTAACGGAAAAGAAATGAGAGAATTTTTTGCTGGAAGAGAAATATTAGCAAAAATAGTTGAGCAACCATTAGAATTAACTGGGACATTAAATAAATTTGGTGTAATGGTTACAGTTCATGGTGGAGGAAATACTGGTCAAGCTGGAGCTATTAGATTAGGTATTTCAAGAGCCTTAGTAGAAAATGATTCTGAATTAAAGGCTGGATTAAGAGAAGCTGGATTCTTAACAAGAGATTCACGTATGGTTGAAAGAAAAAAATACGGGAAGAAAAAAGCAAGAAGAAGCCCACAATTCTCAAAACGTTAA
- a CDS encoding WYL domain-containing protein, which translates to MIEYEKSNRKVSFKVTNEEERNINSEIRLLDISYDKFFLILLNYYSSHKVKKELIKTTPIEELNKKSGKIQFNIDENLYNKIIEIVTKEHGYNSKNEKSMFFRDMCYTFFNESNSKRKEIIYGKIINKIKEAKTQNKKVNFIYNNENKSVTPIDIKEDKEKQHLYLLAYDENSEDNFINFRIDKILEVSQSLYPAVDLSKDESLIQVLSEIYLNYSPFLNFSNIKVIAKFTEKGKKILKDISVNRPYFNVEDLKNTTIKFNCSIKHAEIYFSQFYNEVEILEPIELRNIFKKKLKETLKLYEKTGEL; encoded by the coding sequence ATGATAGAATACGAAAAATCTAATCGAAAAGTTTCATTTAAAGTTACAAATGAAGAAGAAAGAAATATAAATTCTGAAATAAGATTATTAGATATATCTTATGATAAATTTTTTTTAATTTTATTAAATTATTATAGTTCTCATAAAGTAAAAAAAGAACTAATTAAAACTACCCCTATCGAAGAATTAAATAAAAAAAGTGGAAAAATTCAATTTAATATTGATGAAAATCTATACAATAAAATTATAGAAATTGTAACCAAAGAACATGGATATAATTCAAAAAATGAAAAATCTATGTTTTTTAGAGACATGTGTTACACATTTTTTAATGAAAGCAACTCTAAAAGAAAAGAAATAATCTATGGAAAAATTATAAATAAAATAAAAGAAGCCAAAACACAAAATAAGAAAGTAAATTTCATATATAATAACGAAAACAAAAGTGTTACACCAATAGATATAAAGGAAGATAAAGAAAAGCAACACTTATACCTATTAGCTTATGATGAAAATAGCGAAGATAATTTTATTAATTTTAGAATTGATAAAATTTTAGAAGTAAGTCAATCATTATATCCAGCAGTTGATTTATCTAAAGATGAGTCCTTAATTCAGGTACTAAGTGAAATATATTTAAATTACAGCCCTTTCCTAAATTTTTCAAATATAAAAGTAATAGCTAAATTTACAGAAAAAGGTAAAAAAATATTAAAAGATATTTCAGTTAATAGGCCTTATTTTAATGTTGAGGATTTAAAAAATACTACAATTAAATTCAATTGCAGTATAAAACATGCTGAAATATATTTTTCACAGTTTTATAATGAAGTTGAAATACTTGAGCCAATAGAATTAAGAAATATATTTAAAAAGAAACTAAAAGAAACCTTAAAACTATATGAGAAAACTGGTGAATTATAA